One genomic window of Polyangium aurulentum includes the following:
- a CDS encoding SIR2 family NAD-dependent protein deacylase, whose product MNGHEHLFEEAARAVERARALVITAGAGMGVDSGLPDFRGNEGFWNAYPPYRKLGLGFSSLANPRWFDTDPAFAWGFYGHRLELYRKTRPHAGFEVLRRIAARMPEGSFVFTSNVDGQFQRAGFDPDRIVECHGAIDFAQCTHDCGAGIFSADSYRIEVDEETFRAAEPLPACPRCGAVARPNVLMFGDGGWDGARADAQHQRLSTWLTELSPEARGRVVVIECGAGTAIPTVRHFSEQVGRSLGKLVRLNVREHEVPAGHVGIPLGARAALEGIEKLLRGD is encoded by the coding sequence GTGAACGGCCACGAGCACCTCTTCGAGGAAGCCGCGCGCGCGGTCGAGCGCGCGCGGGCCCTCGTCATCACGGCCGGCGCCGGCATGGGCGTCGACTCGGGCCTGCCCGATTTCCGTGGCAACGAAGGCTTCTGGAACGCCTATCCCCCCTATCGCAAGCTCGGCCTCGGCTTTTCGAGCCTGGCCAATCCGCGCTGGTTCGACACCGATCCGGCATTCGCGTGGGGCTTTTACGGCCACCGCCTCGAGCTGTATCGAAAAACGCGCCCTCACGCGGGCTTCGAGGTCCTCCGCCGCATCGCGGCGCGCATGCCCGAGGGATCTTTCGTCTTCACCTCGAACGTCGACGGCCAGTTCCAGCGGGCCGGCTTCGATCCGGACCGGATCGTCGAATGCCACGGGGCCATCGATTTCGCGCAATGCACGCACGACTGCGGCGCGGGCATCTTCTCGGCCGATTCCTACCGCATCGAGGTCGACGAGGAGACGTTCCGCGCGGCCGAGCCCTTGCCCGCCTGCCCGCGCTGCGGGGCCGTCGCGCGGCCGAACGTGCTGATGTTCGGCGACGGGGGCTGGGACGGCGCGCGCGCCGACGCCCAGCACCAGAGGCTCTCGACCTGGCTCACCGAGCTGTCGCCCGAGGCGCGCGGGCGCGTGGTCGTGATCGAATGCGGGGCGGGGACGGCCATCCCCACGGTGCGCCATTTCAGCGAGCAGGTCGGACGCTCGCTCGGCAAGCTCGTGCGCCTCAACGTGCGCGAGCACGAGGTCCCGGCCGGGCACGTGGGCATTCCCCTCGGCGCGCGAGCGGCGCTCGAGGGGATCGAAAAGCTTCTTCGAGGGGATTGA